One genomic segment of Candidatus Nomurabacteria bacterium includes these proteins:
- a CDS encoding restriction endonuclease translates to MIKKIQKIDGVVEDFNISKLKRSIRKAGAPEELVDGIAREISKDKKIHSTKDIHSKVYQALVKSKPSAAARYSLKKALHSLGPTGYPFEKYIASIYHYMGYQTKVNITLQGSCVTHEMDVIARTASDLLYVECKYHQSQSAKSNVKIPLYVQARAEDLIEYQKNVEPDGTKFHFFIATNTKFTTDAVQYSRCKGLKLLSWEQPEEDPLPQVIDRYGLHPVSSLTCLTRAQSVRLIENGVVMVRNVPEMYREMSKAGLHPDVIRNAIKESEDILDMMS, encoded by the coding sequence ATGATCAAAAAGATACAAAAGATAGATGGCGTTGTTGAGGACTTCAACATCTCAAAACTTAAAAGATCTATAAGAAAGGCTGGTGCACCAGAAGAACTTGTTGACGGGATTGCTCGTGAGATTTCCAAAGATAAGAAGATCCACTCCACAAAAGATATTCATTCGAAGGTCTATCAGGCACTTGTCAAAAGTAAACCCTCAGCAGCAGCACGTTACAGCCTCAAAAAGGCGCTACACAGTCTAGGTCCTACAGGTTACCCATTTGAGAAATACATAGCCTCTATCTATCACTACATGGGATATCAAACGAAAGTAAATATCACGCTTCAAGGCTCATGTGTTACTCACGAGATGGATGTTATTGCACGCACTGCGTCAGATCTCTTATATGTAGAATGTAAATATCATCAAAGTCAATCAGCAAAAAGTAACGTAAAAATCCCTTTATATGTACAGGCAAGGGCTGAAGATCTCATAGAATATCAGAAGAATGTCGAGCCAGATGGCACCAAGTTCCATTTCTTCATTGCTACAAATACAAAATTTACTACCGATGCTGTTCAATACAGTCGATGTAAGGGTCTAAAACTGTTAAGTTGGGAGCAACCTGAGGAGGATCCACTTCCTCAAGTTATTGATAGATATGGTCTACATCCAGTTTCTAGTCTCACCTGCCTTACTAGAGCTCAATCAGTTCGGCTGATCGAGAATGGAGTGGTGATGGTGAGAAATGTTCCAGAAATGTATCGCGAGATGTCCAAAGCGGGTCTACATCCTGACGTTATAAGGAATGCGATCAAGGAATCTGAAGATATCCTAGATATGATGTCTTAG
- a CDS encoding 2-oxoacid ferredoxin oxidoreductase (catalyzes the coenzyme A-dependent decarboxylation of 2-oxoacids, such as pyruvate and 2-oxoglutarate) encodes MSDCSLLHTGYNSDNLYTWCTNCGNYGIHGSLKTALAEQDLLPHEVVLCFDIGCHGNGADKIHANTVHGLHGRVIPFAVGIQLANRKLKVVASGGDGATLGEGINHFIHAIRSDYDITFLLHNNSNYGLTTGQASPTTTEGVPMNSSPDGVSATPIHVLDLVFSLKPTFVARTFSGDIKQMTRVIKAGMKHKGFSVIEILQHCPTYNKATPHEWYRERVYDVNKIMNYDTSDIGNAQRVSKDITDKIATGVIYQRESMDFYSKQLNRKDRTTELVEEVNSYPVDDLYRRFI; translated from the coding sequence ATGAGTGACTGTTCGCTTTTACATACTGGATATAACTCGGATAATTTATACACATGGTGTACTAATTGTGGTAATTACGGGATACATGGGTCATTAAAAACTGCACTTGCAGAACAGGATCTTTTGCCACACGAAGTCGTATTATGTTTTGATATCGGTTGTCATGGGAACGGCGCTGATAAGATCCATGCTAATACAGTACATGGTTTACATGGAAGGGTAATACCCTTCGCTGTAGGTATACAACTGGCAAACAGAAAGCTAAAGGTAGTTGCGTCTGGTGGTGATGGAGCTACACTAGGAGAGGGTATAAATCATTTTATCCATGCGATCAGGTCAGACTATGATATTACATTTCTCCTTCATAATAATTCAAATTACGGACTCACTACAGGACAGGCATCACCAACTACAACAGAAGGGGTCCCGATGAACTCATCTCCTGATGGTGTTTCTGCCACTCCGATCCATGTCTTAGATCTCGTCTTTAGCTTGAAACCCACCTTTGTAGCCAGAACATTTTCAGGTGATATCAAACAGATGACCAGAGTGATCAAAGCTGGTATGAAACACAAGGGTTTTAGTGTTATTGAAATATTGCAACACTGCCCGACATACAATAAGGCAACTCCACACGAATGGTACAGAGAGAGAGTTTATGATGTGAACAAGATAATGAATTATGATACGAGTGACATCGGAAATGCACAAAGAGTTTCAAAAGATATTACTGACAAGATAGCAACCGGTGTCATCTATCAGAGAGAATCAATGGATTTCTATTCAAAACAGTTGAACAGGAAAGATCGTACAACTGAACTGGTAGAGGAGGTTAATAGCTACCCTGTAGATGATCTATATCGAAGATTTATCTAA
- a CDS encoding IS3 family transposase, which produces MESKTQLARDLGVSRSSLYYKRKKEVQDGALREQIVDVMSSNPAYGYRRVALALGINKKKAQRVMKKYGLKAYKRKARWRKRRDERRKEMPYPNLTKDRCPVMPGHTYVSDFTYVRYNSKFYYLATFMDRYTREIVGWNVSNRHTKDLVIGAFLDTFLNTGFQVPHIVHSDQGAEYCSQEYLGRVEGLGIKVSMAKKASPWENGYQESFYGNFKTDLGLEFERYPTSGAFVEGIDHTINYYNRERIHSSLKTSPYGFRKQFQKLNLGLSKKWGSCYPDLCIQKEQMYNKYQWI; this is translated from the coding sequence ATGGAGAGTAAGACCCAGTTAGCAAGAGATCTGGGTGTGTCCAGATCATCTCTGTACTACAAGAGAAAGAAGGAAGTTCAGGATGGAGCCCTGAGAGAGCAGATTGTGGATGTCATGTCCTCCAATCCAGCGTACGGATACAGACGGGTAGCCCTGGCACTTGGGATCAACAAGAAGAAAGCACAGCGGGTGATGAAGAAGTACGGTCTCAAAGCCTACAAGCGTAAAGCCAGATGGAGAAAACGCAGAGACGAGAGACGTAAAGAGATGCCATACCCCAACCTTACCAAGGACAGGTGTCCTGTAATGCCGGGTCATACTTACGTATCAGATTTTACCTACGTGAGATACAACAGTAAGTTCTACTACCTGGCCACCTTCATGGATCGGTATACGAGGGAGATTGTAGGCTGGAATGTATCAAACAGGCATACCAAAGATCTGGTGATCGGGGCTTTTCTGGATACATTTCTTAACACAGGGTTTCAGGTACCACATATTGTACATTCGGATCAGGGAGCAGAGTACTGTAGTCAGGAGTATTTGGGTCGAGTTGAGGGACTCGGGATCAAGGTGTCAATGGCTAAGAAGGCATCACCTTGGGAGAATGGGTATCAGGAAAGTTTCTATGGAAACTTCAAGACTGATCTGGGGTTAGAGTTTGAAAGGTATCCTACTAGTGGAGCCTTTGTCGAGGGTATAGATCACACGATCAACTACTACAACAGGGAGCGGATACATTCCTCTCTGAAAACCTCCCCTTATGGGTTTAGGAAACAGTTCCAAAAACTAAATTTAGGACTGTCTAAAAAATGGGGGTCTTGTTACCCCGATTTGTGTATACAGAAGGAGCAGATGTATAATAAATATCAATGGATATAG
- a CDS encoding DUF5060 domain-containing protein, which produces MFSKRSKNKFKDIRSDHSNSASRSPIASLDLSGGSLGRRKIMRSLPKAIFGLVLLLGGVIIINVLLNYDFVGLGDSKASGGAVSGDLVKWHTVTIDFQGPNLSEVQSDPNPFLDFRLNVQFKAPSGKTYNIPGFFAGDGNGGGSGKVWRARFTPGESGNWEYTASFRSGPQVAIDLSPTAGVSDSFDGQTGSFNIAPLDTNAKGFRSMGRLEYVGLYYLKFADGPYWLKGGIDSPENFLGYKGFDNTVDQGGIIPNFVHEYSTHVADFQQGDPLFTSADTGYDSKGIIGALNYLSSKHVNSIYFLPMNLGGDGQETYPFVSPNDKTHYDISKLDQWYTVFEHATSKEIALHFVLNEQEEGNRNWLDGGTLGIERKLYYRELIARFGHNLALKWNISEENRFDTNTTIQFAQYINDLDEYDHPIAAHTHPNDFTQYEQLKGNPNFTATSIQYDVNQASSHVESWRQKSLESGQVWVIDMDENNPAGVGLTNQNASELRKRALYDIYFSGGNLEWYFGYHDLPLGGDMRTEDFRTREEMYNYMWYARKFMQDNLPFWEMGPIDGLVDGENNSVGSAQVLAKPGSIYAVYFPSSNDADDRTNGFLDLSNASGNFTLKWYNPRTGNFEGTESSMTGGSKQTIPPAPSDFGNDWVLLVTDGSYTPGQGIDPVPTPEPGGDPAYIANNGLIVIEVEKLNYTDGWNEETLIPGYTGQGYLHWVGGDFFSTPGNGIIEIPIWIEEAGTYNLRLRNFHDHPDASEENDVWIKIDEGRWVKTFSSAKDEWTWNTSYEFSEDNKVPASDQLSAGRHVVYFSGRANGFRIDRMHMYLDSVPDALNLSLPESTFATPGGGTGPAECNITAQLECNYELDDPPALNVAWKITNDNIEFGSEQNSGKIVVRINNIEDGWFTEGSDYWWASNYQEFANTGKDFRDADWNYNILPDTIYRAWVSVYAKDDPDNIVCVTDELPIACESRDDPVDPPVDDPPDDPIEPPDVPIDPPVVVDDPTGSPADDPTGDPSVTDYPYQDTTNNNTYYVDPTTYQYYQTSNLPTTALSSAQKRFVIGSIMLILGSTLFFFPKIRSVIFKKNTTMRESV; this is translated from the coding sequence ATGTTCTCAAAAAGAAGCAAGAATAAGTTCAAGGATATTAGATCTGATCATTCTAATTCAGCTAGTCGATCACCAATCGCATCATTGGATCTCTCAGGTGGCAGTCTTGGACGCAGAAAGATCATGCGAAGTCTACCAAAAGCAATTTTTGGTTTAGTTCTTCTCTTAGGCGGTGTGATCATCATCAATGTATTATTGAATTACGACTTTGTGGGTTTAGGTGATTCAAAGGCATCAGGAGGAGCAGTTTCCGGAGATCTGGTTAAATGGCATACCGTCACTATTGATTTTCAAGGGCCTAATCTGTCTGAAGTCCAGAGTGATCCAAACCCATTCCTTGATTTTCGACTAAATGTACAATTCAAAGCCCCTTCAGGTAAAACTTACAATATACCTGGATTTTTTGCAGGTGATGGAAATGGAGGAGGAAGCGGAAAGGTCTGGAGGGCCAGATTTACTCCGGGCGAATCAGGGAATTGGGAGTATACAGCATCATTTCGATCGGGTCCTCAAGTAGCAATTGATCTCTCTCCTACTGCAGGAGTATCTGACAGTTTTGATGGACAGACAGGTTCCTTTAATATCGCTCCCCTTGATACAAATGCCAAAGGATTCAGATCGATGGGCAGATTGGAATATGTCGGTTTATATTATTTGAAATTTGCAGATGGTCCATATTGGCTAAAAGGAGGTATTGATAGTCCAGAGAATTTCCTTGGGTATAAGGGATTTGACAATACAGTCGATCAAGGAGGTATCATTCCTAATTTCGTCCATGAGTACTCCACCCATGTAGCTGATTTTCAACAAGGAGACCCTTTATTTACGAGTGCAGATACAGGATATGATTCAAAAGGTATCATTGGAGCCCTGAACTATCTATCTTCGAAACATGTGAACTCTATATATTTCCTGCCTATGAACCTAGGAGGAGATGGACAAGAAACTTACCCCTTTGTTTCGCCCAATGATAAGACTCATTACGATATTAGTAAACTAGATCAGTGGTACACAGTATTCGAACATGCTACAAGCAAGGAGATAGCACTACATTTTGTGTTAAATGAGCAAGAGGAGGGTAATAGGAATTGGTTAGACGGAGGAACTTTAGGGATTGAAAGAAAGCTGTACTATCGAGAGCTGATCGCTCGATTTGGACATAACTTAGCACTCAAGTGGAATATTTCCGAAGAAAATCGATTTGACACTAATACAACGATACAATTCGCTCAATATATAAATGATCTAGACGAGTATGATCATCCCATAGCTGCACATACTCACCCAAACGATTTTACGCAATACGAACAGCTAAAGGGGAACCCTAACTTCACTGCAACATCTATACAATACGATGTGAACCAAGCATCAAGTCATGTTGAGTCATGGCGACAGAAATCCCTCGAATCAGGTCAAGTTTGGGTCATTGATATGGATGAAAATAATCCCGCAGGTGTTGGACTAACAAATCAGAATGCATCTGAGCTGAGGAAGAGAGCTTTGTATGACATATATTTTTCAGGAGGAAATCTTGAGTGGTATTTTGGATATCATGACCTTCCTTTAGGCGGTGACATGCGTACTGAAGATTTTCGTACTAGAGAAGAAATGTATAATTATATGTGGTATGCACGCAAGTTTATGCAGGATAATCTCCCTTTTTGGGAGATGGGACCTATCGATGGATTGGTTGATGGTGAGAATAATAGTGTCGGTAGTGCTCAAGTTCTAGCAAAACCAGGTTCGATCTATGCTGTGTATTTTCCTAGTAGTAACGATGCAGATGATAGAACAAATGGTTTTCTTGATCTCTCTAATGCATCAGGCAACTTTACGTTGAAATGGTATAACCCTCGTACCGGAAACTTCGAAGGTACTGAGTCAAGTATGACAGGAGGTTCTAAACAAACTATCCCCCCAGCCCCTTCAGATTTTGGTAATGACTGGGTTCTTTTGGTCACAGATGGTAGTTATACACCTGGACAGGGTATTGATCCTGTACCGACACCAGAACCAGGAGGTGATCCTGCATATATTGCAAATAACGGTCTTATTGTGATCGAGGTAGAGAAGTTGAACTATACTGACGGTTGGAATGAAGAAACTCTCATACCTGGATATACTGGTCAGGGTTATTTGCATTGGGTTGGTGGGGATTTCTTCAGTACACCCGGTAATGGGATAATAGAGATCCCTATATGGATAGAAGAAGCTGGCACATATAATCTCAGACTAAGGAATTTTCATGATCACCCGGATGCTTCTGAGGAAAATGATGTGTGGATAAAGATAGATGAAGGTAGATGGGTGAAAACATTTTCATCTGCAAAAGATGAGTGGACCTGGAATACTAGTTATGAATTCAGTGAGGATAATAAAGTTCCTGCTTCCGATCAGTTGAGTGCAGGTAGACATGTAGTGTATTTCTCCGGTAGGGCAAATGGATTTAGGATAGATCGAATGCATATGTATCTTGATTCAGTTCCTGATGCACTAAATCTCTCACTACCCGAATCCACGTTTGCAACTCCTGGTGGAGGAACAGGTCCTGCTGAGTGTAATATCACTGCACAACTTGAATGTAATTATGAATTAGATGATCCACCAGCTTTAAATGTCGCATGGAAGATCACCAATGATAATATTGAGTTCGGATCTGAACAAAACTCAGGTAAGATCGTTGTAAGAATCAATAACATTGAGGATGGTTGGTTTACAGAGGGAAGTGATTATTGGTGGGCATCAAACTATCAAGAGTTTGCAAATACAGGAAAAGACTTTAGAGACGCTGATTGGAACTATAATATACTCCCAGACACGATATATAGGGCATGGGTTTCAGTATATGCTAAAGACGACCCTGATAACATTGTTTGTGTGACAGATGAACTCCCTATAGCCTGTGAATCCCGGGACGATCCTGTTGACCCACCGGTAGATGATCCTCCTGATGATCCTATCGAACCACCGGATGTTCCAATCGACCCTCCAGTTGTCGTAGATGACCCTACAGGGAGTCCTGCTGATGATCCTACTGGTGACCCGAGTGTGACAGATTACCCATATCAAGATACAACAAATAATAATACTTACTATGTAGATCCTACAACATACCAATATTATCAAACCTCAAATCTGCCAACTACTGCATTATCATCAGCGCAGAAACGGTTTGTGATCGGTTCAATAATGTTGATCTTGGGTAGTACGCTTTTCTTCTTCCCAAAGATCCGAAGTGTCATCTTCAAAAAGAACACAACCATGCGAGAAAGTGTCTAA
- a CDS encoding acetate--CoA ligase family protein, which produces MPTNIKDIFYPRSVAVVGVSSDPKKLGSVIFNNILKNGYQGLVYPVNPKYSELYGYQAYSDIKSIPHPPDLVVIVIPTEFVIASVKDCVRAGVKNLVIITAGFKEVGPSGAELEDQLIEIVEKNDMRLIGPNCLGIICTANDLNASFAAQHPDKGNIGFLSQSGAFNTAMLDLAENKMLGFNYFVSLGNKANINEIDLFEEWYKDDEIKVIGAYIEEFDDGRKLAELATKNRNKPAIVLNSGISEAGKRAVQSHTGSLAGSARAVKTALRQAGIIQVDSIEKMYSNLMMFSWCPYPQGDRVAVITNAGGPGIIITDILSSAGLKLATLSEESKKFLEEFLPNTASTNNPVDLLGDALADRYDKAIKIISKDPGVDSILVILTPQLVTQIEETAKVIIDFYKESDFPLIPIFIGEKYVEPGLQRLWENHIPAFQYDEEAIGALKNLVDFSTRIRTKKAVRQPRSNEGKFKGRVVRAHKDGQLGLPGDLTKSLIEEAGIDTPLEVVSDSFDGLLEYFKKGKYPVVIKATAEDIPHKTEKSMIYLNIFKEKDLERNYRSLVETIKQVSGNKKPNVLIQEQVFAKEEVILGINYDENFGHIILFGKGGIYTEVYNDTSTRLVYAGHEELEEMIDETRVSRVLHGARGLEKLPTDKIVKTLEGLQRMILRYPEIKSIDINPAMVTINRCVAVDVKIYVN; this is translated from the coding sequence ATGCCCACAAATATTAAAGATATCTTCTATCCTAGATCAGTAGCTGTTGTTGGAGTTTCATCTGATCCAAAAAAGCTAGGATCAGTCATTTTCAATAATATCCTCAAGAATGGCTACCAAGGTCTTGTATATCCTGTCAATCCCAAATATTCAGAGCTTTATGGATACCAAGCCTATTCTGACATCAAAAGCATACCTCATCCACCTGATCTTGTCGTTATTGTTATCCCAACTGAGTTTGTTATTGCTTCAGTTAAAGATTGTGTAAGGGCTGGAGTCAAGAATCTAGTTATAATCACAGCTGGTTTCAAGGAAGTTGGTCCATCTGGTGCAGAATTGGAGGATCAGTTGATTGAAATAGTTGAGAAGAACGATATGCGACTGATAGGACCAAACTGTCTGGGAATAATATGTACAGCAAATGACTTAAATGCATCCTTTGCAGCTCAGCATCCTGACAAAGGTAACATCGGTTTCCTTTCACAATCCGGAGCATTCAATACTGCCATGCTTGATCTGGCGGAGAACAAAATGCTGGGTTTTAACTACTTTGTTTCTCTCGGAAACAAAGCAAATATCAATGAGATCGACCTTTTCGAAGAATGGTACAAGGACGATGAGATCAAAGTAATCGGTGCATATATTGAGGAATTTGATGATGGAAGGAAATTGGCTGAACTCGCCACCAAGAATCGCAACAAACCAGCGATCGTTCTAAATTCCGGAATAAGCGAGGCAGGGAAAAGGGCGGTTCAATCACATACTGGTTCATTAGCCGGAAGTGCCAGAGCTGTCAAAACGGCATTAAGACAAGCAGGTATCATCCAGGTGGATAGTATAGAAAAGATGTATAGTAATCTGATGATGTTCTCGTGGTGTCCGTATCCACAGGGTGACCGCGTTGCTGTAATCACCAATGCTGGTGGACCCGGAATAATTATCACGGATATACTCTCTTCTGCTGGTTTGAAACTCGCGACTCTATCCGAAGAAAGTAAAAAATTTTTGGAGGAATTTCTACCTAATACAGCAAGTACAAACAATCCGGTAGACCTACTGGGTGATGCTTTAGCGGATAGATATGATAAAGCTATCAAGATCATATCTAAAGATCCTGGAGTTGACTCGATATTAGTCATACTTACTCCACAGTTAGTCACTCAGATCGAAGAAACAGCAAAAGTCATAATCGATTTCTATAAAGAGAGCGATTTTCCTTTGATCCCTATCTTTATTGGAGAAAAGTATGTTGAACCTGGATTACAACGATTATGGGAAAATCATATTCCAGCTTTTCAATATGATGAAGAGGCAATTGGCGCTCTAAAGAACCTTGTTGATTTCTCAACTCGTATCAGGACAAAAAAAGCTGTCCGACAGCCCAGATCAAATGAGGGTAAATTCAAGGGTCGGGTAGTCAGAGCACATAAAGACGGACAGTTAGGCCTTCCCGGAGATCTCACCAAATCTCTCATCGAGGAAGCAGGGATCGACACGCCATTAGAAGTAGTTTCAGATTCATTTGACGGTTTGCTTGAATACTTCAAGAAAGGTAAATACCCGGTAGTTATTAAGGCAACAGCAGAGGATATACCACATAAGACCGAAAAGAGTATGATCTATCTCAATATTTTCAAGGAAAAAGATCTTGAGAGAAACTATCGTAGTCTTGTAGAAACGATCAAACAGGTTTCAGGAAACAAAAAACCAAATGTCTTGATACAAGAGCAGGTTTTTGCAAAAGAAGAGGTCATACTGGGTATCAATTATGATGAGAATTTCGGTCACATCATCCTTTTTGGTAAAGGAGGGATCTATACAGAAGTTTACAATGACACATCTACAAGATTAGTATATGCCGGTCACGAAGAGCTTGAGGAGATGATCGATGAAACAAGGGTGTCCAGGGTGTTACATGGTGCCAGAGGTTTAGAGAAACTCCCGACCGACAAGATCGTCAAAACACTTGAGGGATTACAAAGAATGATCCTAAGGTATCCGGAGATAAAATCCATCGATATCAATCCTGCCATGGTGACGATAAATAGATGTGTTGCCGTAGATGTGAAGATTTATGTGAATTAG
- a CDS encoding 2-oxoacid:acceptor oxidoreductase subunit alpha, whose translation MRYTLRITGESGQGINSIGEILTKALKNSGYYTFGYREYPSLIKGGIAMYQLEISDEPVNSTTTYADLMFSLSRYSMHHYARTLKPGSHIFHTFSRNMWPKEVSADIKSIEPKVYELNAEEQTILAGGTKLMVNVYIMGYIWDLLGQELEKLTEQVMIHYAKKPELMEANISVLNSGYSTEKETGRYQLTPSSESTDKYAVMTGNQSVALGAYSAGCRAFYAYPMTPASSVLTTLAEMSHETGMLIKQAEDEITAAQMMLGSMYVGTRAMTGTSGGGFDLMTESLSLAGMAEIPAVFLLAQRPGPATGLPTWTSASDLDLAIYSGHGEFPRVVLTLSDTKDSFHLTRKAFDIAEKYQLPVIILTDKHLAESLYLTDELHADSEIERGLEVDVPENSYRYVFTKDGISPRWLPGTSEQVYVTNSDEHTMDGSSTEDMEVAKAMYDKRLLKIEAVLDALPEPIFTGDGSSKYLVISYGSPVTVVREVIDKINKKNGNRDIALLQYEYLYPLRTEKLHEICKSGVKVIFVEQNATGQFERLVHTKLNTEPNFEILDSFRKYDGKPIFFDEMYNFLSKYR comes from the coding sequence ATGAGGTATACGTTACGAATAACAGGTGAATCTGGGCAAGGGATAAATTCTATTGGAGAGATACTGACTAAGGCACTAAAGAACTCAGGTTACTATACTTTTGGTTATCGTGAATATCCCTCATTGATCAAAGGAGGGATTGCAATGTATCAACTCGAAATATCTGATGAGCCTGTGAATTCAACTACAACATATGCAGATCTGATGTTCTCCCTCAGTAGGTATTCTATGCACCATTATGCAAGGACACTAAAACCCGGATCGCATATATTCCATACATTTTCAAGAAATATGTGGCCTAAGGAAGTCAGCGCGGATATTAAAAGTATAGAGCCTAAGGTTTATGAATTGAATGCTGAAGAACAAACGATCCTTGCAGGAGGTACAAAGTTGATGGTAAATGTCTACATCATGGGATACATATGGGATCTTTTAGGACAAGAATTGGAGAAACTTACCGAGCAAGTAATGATTCATTATGCAAAAAAACCTGAATTGATGGAGGCAAATATTTCTGTTCTAAACTCGGGATATTCTACAGAAAAAGAAACAGGAAGATATCAATTGACACCTTCCTCCGAAAGTACTGATAAATACGCTGTCATGACAGGTAATCAATCTGTCGCTTTAGGTGCATATTCAGCAGGGTGTAGAGCATTTTATGCTTATCCTATGACACCAGCCTCATCAGTTCTTACAACATTAGCAGAAATGTCACATGAGACAGGTATGCTGATAAAACAAGCAGAGGATGAGATCACAGCTGCACAAATGATGTTGGGTTCGATGTATGTCGGTACGAGAGCAATGACAGGAACTAGTGGTGGAGGATTCGATTTGATGACCGAGTCTCTCTCATTAGCGGGAATGGCGGAGATACCTGCTGTATTTCTGCTCGCACAACGCCCTGGACCTGCTACAGGACTTCCTACATGGACATCGGCTTCAGACCTCGATCTAGCGATTTATTCTGGGCATGGAGAATTTCCCAGAGTCGTTTTAACACTCTCGGACACGAAAGATTCTTTTCATCTGACAAGAAAGGCTTTTGATATAGCTGAAAAGTACCAGTTGCCGGTCATTATTCTTACTGACAAACACCTTGCCGAATCTCTTTATCTAACTGATGAACTTCATGCCGATAGTGAAATTGAAAGAGGTTTAGAAGTAGACGTTCCAGAGAATTCTTACCGGTATGTCTTTACCAAAGACGGTATATCACCTAGATGGTTACCAGGTACATCCGAGCAGGTGTATGTCACAAATAGTGATGAACACACAATGGATGGTAGCAGTACTGAGGATATGGAAGTAGCTAAGGCTATGTATGATAAACGACTTCTAAAGATCGAGGCAGTATTGGATGCGTTACCAGAACCGATATTCACAGGAGATGGATCATCTAAGTATCTGGTCATCAGTTATGGAAGTCCCGTGACTGTTGTTAGAGAAGTTATTGATAAGATCAATAAAAAAAATGGAAATAGAGACATTGCATTACTTCAATATGAATATCTTTACCCATTGCGTACAGAAAAACTTCACGAGATTTGTAAAAGTGGTGTGAAGGTGATCTTTGTTGAGCAGAATGCTACCGGACAGTTTGAGAGATTGGTACATACGAAATTAAATACAGAACCAAATTTCGAGATACTTGATAGTTTCCGTAAATATGATGGTAAACCAATTTTTTTCGATGAGATGTATAACTTTTTGAGTAAATACCGATGA
- a CDS encoding quinone-dependent dihydroorotate dehydrogenase: MFHLFISPIYQNFLKPFLFKKDPEEVHDNFIRIGAFLSSHRITRAFTALLFNYHHHILESNVDGLKYLNPIGLSAGFDKDANLHNIMPKVGFGFEEVGSVTLRPYEGNPKPRLYRLFNSKGLVVYYGLKNIGVDKIVERVKVRLDPNFILGISVAKTNSKDCSTDVGGIDDYVGSLKILEKANVGDYYTINISCPNTYGGEPFTTPERLDPLLATIDELDIQKPVYIKMPINHKWEEFDKLLQVVVKHRINGVVIGNLNKDRSSELIKDEIPEHIKGGISGVPTRQLSTELIRKTYMNYGNDLTIIGVGGIFTAEDAYEKILAGASLLQMITGMIFGGPQTIGEINRGLVSFLKRDGYATLSEAIGKGAIK, encoded by the coding sequence ATGTTTCATTTGTTTATTTCACCTATATATCAAAACTTTCTTAAACCATTTCTATTTAAGAAAGATCCTGAGGAGGTTCATGATAATTTCATAAGGATCGGTGCATTTCTGTCATCACATAGGATCACGAGAGCGTTTACAGCATTGTTATTCAACTATCATCATCATATTTTAGAGAGTAATGTGGATGGCCTAAAATATCTGAACCCAATAGGACTATCCGCAGGGTTCGATAAAGATGCTAATTTGCATAACATCATGCCAAAAGTAGGGTTTGGTTTCGAAGAGGTTGGATCGGTAACACTACGACCATATGAAGGAAATCCAAAACCACGTCTGTATAGATTATTCAATAGTAAGGGATTAGTTGTTTATTATGGTTTGAAGAATATTGGAGTCGACAAGATCGTAGAGAGAGTGAAAGTGAGATTAGATCCAAACTTCATCTTAGGGATCTCGGTAGCCAAGACAAATTCGAAGGATTGCAGCACAGACGTTGGCGGTATAGATGATTATGTCGGCTCTTTGAAGATCCTTGAGAAGGCAAATGTCGGAGACTACTACACAATTAACATATCATGTCCAAATACCTACGGTGGAGAGCCATTTACAACACCAGAACGACTCGATCCGCTCCTAGCTACTATCGATGAGCTCGATATACAAAAACCTGTATATATAAAAATGCCTATAAACCACAAATGGGAGGAGTTTGATAAGTTGCTTCAAGTAGTAGTTAAACATCGTATCAATGGCGTGGTTATTGGTAATCTGAATAAAGACAGGAGTTCTGAGCTGATAAAAGACGAGATACCTGAACATATAAAGGGAGGGATCAGTGGAGTACCTACGCGTCAGCTTTCAACAGAACTTATACGTAAAACATATATGAATTATGGGAATGATCTTACAATAATCGGAGTAGGGGGAATATTCACAGCAGAAGATGCCTATGAAAAGATACTCGCAGGAGCTTCTTTGTTACAGATGATCACCGGTATGATCTTTGGAGGTCCGCAGACTATCGGAGAGATCAATCGTGGTCTAGTATCCTTCCTCAAGCGCGACGGGTATGCTACCCTATCAGAAGCAATAGGTAAGGGAGCTATCAAATGA